In the Topomyia yanbarensis strain Yona2022 chromosome 3, ASM3024719v1, whole genome shotgun sequence genome, one interval contains:
- the LOC131687371 gene encoding uncharacterized protein LOC131687371: MIALLETRPDVAKGFSKGNVAPFWSTLATELNSMGPPIKDSTGWKKVWFDYKSNLKKKLAHNVKELRATGGGPNKLIELSDLEEQAVCLTGLRATVEGVQHAISFGTPSCEFREDDHTIDASGQSNETLDVISDLNNRIADSDDDVIRSLPKPKKSKRTAIDLLEEQINEQKKHHQTVVSTLTAINNRMDDFGYNVRRIYKTLSSIDESKKSELEEQRRHNAAVEKSLKDKLQLKQQIIEMQLAYINDT; this comes from the exons ATGATAGCGCTTCTGGAGACAAGGCCGGATGTGGCAAAAGGATTCTCCAAAGGGAATGTGGCTCCTTTCTGGAGTACTCTTGCGACTGAGTTAAACAGTATGGGACCGCCTATTAAAGATTCAACAGGCTGGAAAAAG GTATGGTTTGATTACAAAtcaaatcttaagaaaaagctCGCGCACAATGTCAAGGAGTTGCGGGCTACTGGCGGCGGACCAAACAAACTGATTGAGTTGTCGGACTTAGAAGAACAAGCAGTTTGTTTGACTGGACTACGAGCAACTGTTGAAGGTGTACAGCATGCAATCTCGTTTGGTACACCGTCATGCGAATTTCGGGAAGATGATCACACAATAGATGCATCTGGACAGAGCAACGAGACACTTGATGTGATCAGCGACTTGAACAATCGCATCGCTGATTCGGACGATGATGTCATCCGGAGTCTTCCAAAACCCAAGAAATCCAAAAGAACAGCGATCGATCTGCTCGAAGAACAGatcaatgaacaaaaaaaacaccaccAAACCGTGGTATCTACTTTGACAGCGATCAATAACAGAATGGATGATTTCGGATACAATGTCAGAAGAATATACAAAACTTTAAGCAGCATCGATGAATCCAAAAAGTCAGAACTAGAAGAACAACGACGTCACAATGCCGCTgttgaaaaatcattaaaagatAAGCTGCAACTAAAACAGCAAATCATTGAGATGCAATTGGCCTACATTAATGATACTTAA